AAAGAAGCCAAGAGCATAGCAGTGAAACAACTTGAATATATGGGAATTGCCCATAAATCACTTGTCGCAATGAAAGATTTGACTTTTGCAGAACAGAAAAAAGTTGAAGTAGCTAGAGCACTAGCAACAAAACCTAAGTTATTATTTCTAGACGAAGTAATGTCTGGGCTCAATCCTTCAGAAGTAAATGAATTTATTGAGTTAATTAAAGACATTCGTAATAGTGGAGTTACAGTTTTCTTTATCGAACATTTAATGTCCGCAGTAATGGCATTGTCAGACCGAGTAGTCGTTATGCATTTAGGTGAAAAAATTGCCGAAGGTACTCCAGCAGAAGTAACAAAGGATCCAAAGGTTATTGAAGCATACCTTGGGGAGGAAATAGCATGATAAAAGTAACTGACTTGGAAACAGGTTACGGAAATATACAAATACTTAGAAAGATTTCCTTTGAAATAAAAAAAGGAGAGGTAGTTAGTATTCTGGGCACAAATGGTGCGGGAAAAACCACAACACTTCGGGCTCTTTCTGGTTTACTTCCTGTATGGGGAGGAGAAATCTATTTTGAAGGTCAGTCTATTCATAAAGCTACTACAGAGCAAATTGTTAAAAGTGGATTAATCCAAGTACCCGAAGATAGGAAGTTATTTACTGAAATGACGGTATTGGAAAATCTAGAGTTAGGTGCATTTATTCCAGGTGTAAGAAAAAACTTAAAAAAAAATATAGACTACTGCTATGAACTTTTTCCGATATTAAAGGACAGAAAGTCTCAAATAGTAGGAACGATGAGCGGTGGTCAACAACAAATGCTTGCCATTGGACGTGCGTTAATGGCTGAGCCAAAGCTATTAATTTTAGATGAGCCATCAATTGGTTTATCACCATTACTAACGCAACAGGTTTTTGATATTATTTCCGACATTAAAGAGCAAGGGGTCACTATTCTATTGGTTGAGCAAAACGTGAACCAAGCACTAAGACTAGCTGATCGTGGTTATGTTATTGAAAATGGTGAAATTGTAATGAAAGGAAACGCCAAAGATTTACTCAATGATGAAAATTTAAAAGCTTCATATCTGGGAACTTCTTCATAAGTGTTAAAGAGAAACGTTAGAAGGGAGGGGCTGAAGTTTATTGATAAAATCATTTCAAAAAATGTTTGCAATTTTATCTCTATTTTCTATGGACCGTACTAGTTTAGCTATAAGTGAGATTGAAGAAGAGTTGAGCTTTCCCAAAAGTACTGTTTTTCGAATCTTGAATACATTGGAAAATGGTGAGTTTATAATCAAGAATCAAGAAAACCACCGATATTCTCTTGGACATCAATTCTTTAGACTCGGCAGCATTTACCAGAGTCAATTAGATTTTCGTTCAGTTGCTTTGCCAATAATGAGGGAATTAGCTGCTAAATCCTCAGAAACTATTGAGTTAAATATTATGGATGGATTAAGTAGGGTTTGTATTGAAAAAATAGATAGTACTTTGACTGTCAGAAACTTTGTTAGGGTAGGCGAACAACAGCCAATTCATTTGGGGGCATCGGGAAAAATACTACTTGCGTTTACTAACAATGAAGAAAAAGAGCGAGTATTGTCTGTTTTGGGAAAGGAACTCGGAAGAAAGGAACAAGATTTGAGGGAAGATTTAGTAAGTGCTTATGAGAAAGGTTATGCTTTTACTAAAGGTGAGCGGGTTTCCGGTAGTTTTGCAATTGCGGCCCCATTATTTGATGTATCTGGAGAATCAATTGCTAGTTTAACATTAGCAGGTCCGATTCAGCGCTTGTCGGAGGAAAGAGAGAACATACTTATTCAATTATTAACGAAAAGCGCGAAAGAAATCTCAAAAAGATTAGGTTATTTACAGACGAAATAAGTATCTTCTAGGAGGACTTATGGAAACACTTAGTCAAAAATTAATGGATGAAACTTGGGATTCTGTTCATTTGAATACGTTGGAATCGGCAAAAAAAGTACTCATTGATACATTAGGTGCGACAATTGCTGGTGTGTATGAACCAAGTATGAAAAAACTGATAGAGCAAGTCGAGGTTTTACATCCTGGATCATATGCAGTATTAGGAACTGACAAATTAGTAGATTTATATACTGCGGCTTTAATTAATGGAGCAGCGACAGTTGCTGTCGAGTTGGATGAAGGAAATCAGTGGAGTAAAGGTCATCCAGCTGCACATGTTGTACCGACGATGCTGACATACGTGCAAACGAAGGATAGATATAGCGGAAAAGATTTTATCTTTAACTTAATTAGAGCTTATGAAGCCTGTTCTCAATTTGGAAGAGCTACTACGTTATGCCCAACTGCTCATGCTCACGGAACCTGGGGAGTTATGGGAGCGGCTGCTAGTGTATTAATGATTGATGATGTAACTAAAGAAGAATTCCTTGCGGGAATAAATATTAGTGCCTCTTTTGCTATGCCTACGATGTGGAATTCTGCGATAGAAGGAGCGTTAATAAGAGATATTTATGTAGGTCAAGCAGTAGAGTCGGGGATAAAAACAGTTTCATTATTAAAATCTGGTTTTTATGCACCTAGGAACAACGTGGAATATATATATGGTGAAGTTATTGGGAATGCATTCGATAAAAGTAGTTTTTGCACTTCTACAAGTGGAAGATGGGATATTGACCAAAATTATTTTAAAACACATGCCTTTTGTCGATATGCACATGCCCCATTAGATGTTCTTAAGTTAATTGTAGAGGAAAATGCTATTCAGGTAGATGATATTAAAAGTATACAAGTAGTTACCTATTCCCGAGCTGCATCGCTGAATAGTAGTGAGTATATTAATGCGCTTTCAGCAAAGTTTAGTATCCCGTATGCATTGTCAGTCTGGTTGCATACCAAGCAGACGAATCATTCAGTATTTAATATTGATTTTATTGAAAATCTACAAATTCGAGAAACTGCAAAAAAAATCAAGGTTATACAATCGACTGAGTTGGAGAAAGATTATCCAAATCATATGCCAGCTGAAGTAGAGGTGATCTTACAATCAGGAAAATCTTTTAAAAATAAATTAAATAATGCTTATGGTGCACCCGGTCATCAATTAACATTTGCAGATGTTATTGAAAAATTTAAAGTGAATACAAAATCACAATTGTCTGCTTCGATACAAAAAGAAATTATTAATTGGATATCTACTATTGAATCTCAATCGAATATGGATGAATTAATCCAACTACTACGCCAAAAATAATTATTAGGCTATAGAGTTGGTTACTTATTTATTTATTTATTTATTTAGATGTTATTAACATTCGGATTTTTAAGTGTAAGGAAACTGAAGGTAACCGGTGTGTAAGTATAGCTGATATATTCGAATCAACTGTATTGAAGCAAGAGTTCAATATAAACAGAAGGGAAATATTAAAAATGACTAACCGTACTGAAAATATAGGGCCATTAGCTGGGATTCGTATCCTCGATTTATCTACGATGATTGCAGCTCCTTATGGCGCTACTTTGTTAGGTGATTTTGGTGCTGAAGTGATT
This window of the Sporosarcina ureilytica genome carries:
- a CDS encoding ABC transporter ATP-binding protein, whose product is MCLLKLENVTKRFSGLVAVNNINLTLYEGEILGLIGPNGAGKTTLFHSICGFHRPDEGTIQFMQKDIHSEKPEYICKQGVGRTFQVVQPFGNLTVLENVIVGAFNTVKSFKEAKSIAVKQLEYMGIAHKSLVAMKDLTFAEQKKVEVARALATKPKLLFLDEVMSGLNPSEVNEFIELIKDIRNSGVTVFFIEHLMSAVMALSDRVVVMHLGEKIAEGTPAEVTKDPKVIEAYLGEEIA
- a CDS encoding ABC transporter ATP-binding protein, giving the protein MIKVTDLETGYGNIQILRKISFEIKKGEVVSILGTNGAGKTTTLRALSGLLPVWGGEIYFEGQSIHKATTEQIVKSGLIQVPEDRKLFTEMTVLENLELGAFIPGVRKNLKKNIDYCYELFPILKDRKSQIVGTMSGGQQQMLAIGRALMAEPKLLILDEPSIGLSPLLTQQVFDIISDIKEQGVTILLVEQNVNQALRLADRGYVIENGEIVMKGNAKDLLNDENLKASYLGTSS
- a CDS encoding IclR family transcriptional regulator → MIKSFQKMFAILSLFSMDRTSLAISEIEEELSFPKSTVFRILNTLENGEFIIKNQENHRYSLGHQFFRLGSIYQSQLDFRSVALPIMRELAAKSSETIELNIMDGLSRVCIEKIDSTLTVRNFVRVGEQQPIHLGASGKILLAFTNNEEKERVLSVLGKELGRKEQDLREDLVSAYEKGYAFTKGERVSGSFAIAAPLFDVSGESIASLTLAGPIQRLSEERENILIQLLTKSAKEISKRLGYLQTK
- a CDS encoding MmgE/PrpD family protein, encoding METLSQKLMDETWDSVHLNTLESAKKVLIDTLGATIAGVYEPSMKKLIEQVEVLHPGSYAVLGTDKLVDLYTAALINGAATVAVELDEGNQWSKGHPAAHVVPTMLTYVQTKDRYSGKDFIFNLIRAYEACSQFGRATTLCPTAHAHGTWGVMGAAASVLMIDDVTKEEFLAGINISASFAMPTMWNSAIEGALIRDIYVGQAVESGIKTVSLLKSGFYAPRNNVEYIYGEVIGNAFDKSSFCTSTSGRWDIDQNYFKTHAFCRYAHAPLDVLKLIVEENAIQVDDIKSIQVVTYSRAASLNSSEYINALSAKFSIPYALSVWLHTKQTNHSVFNIDFIENLQIRETAKKIKVIQSTELEKDYPNHMPAEVEVILQSGKSFKNKLNNAYGAPGHQLTFADVIEKFKVNTKSQLSASIQKEIINWISTIESQSNMDELIQLLRQK